ACCGCGAACGCCCGCGAGCCGTACAGATCGAGCTGCTCACCGAACGGCCCCTGGCGCACTTCCAGTAACTCGGCTTCGCGCAGCGCGCGGTTCAGGTACACCGGGCGCGTCACGTCGCAGTGCCCGTACTCACTCACCACCCACACTTGCGCGCCGAGTTGAGTGGCCATATCGAGTATCGGCGCGCAGGCGTCGTCGAGTTCCTTCACGCACTTCGCCATGTCACAGCCGCTCGGCCCGAACCGCTGCGGGTCGTAGTCGAGGTGCGGCAAATACACGAGCGTCAGAGTCGGCTTCTCGAACTGCATGACGTTGGCGGCGGCATTGGCGATCCACTGCGTGGACTTCAACCCGGCCATCGGTCCCCAGAACGACGGGAACGGGAACTTCCCGTACACGCGCTCCAGGCCCTCGGCGATTTCCGGCGGCGAGCCGGTGATGCCGAACGCCTTGTTACCGTCCACCGCGTAGTGCGGTTTCGGCGTCACGGAAATGTCCACCGCGGCGCCCTGGTTGAACCACCAGAACAACTTCGCGCTCTTGAACTCCTTGTTGCGCTCCTTCGCGCGCTGCCGGGCCGTTTCGTACACGGGCACGGCCTGGATGAGTCGATTGGATTGCTGCCAGAACCGGACCTCGTTCGTGCTGTGGAACCGCCACCCGTTCGCAACCACCCCGTGCTTGTTCGGCATCACGCCCGTGAGAAGTGTGGCCTGTGCGGTACACGTGACGGCCGGGAGCACCTCCGGCATGTCGGTGTACCAGCCGGTCGCCGCGAGCGCTTTGAGGCGCGGGGCGTGCTCGAGGAGCCGGGGCGTAAGACCGACCGCGTTGATTAGTACGATTGGTTGCATACGAACACGGTATCGAGGCGAAGCCCGTCCGTCAGGGCGGGAGCGAGGAGCGACGAAATGCAGACGCGACGACTCGGCAATTCGGACCTGAATATCACTACGATCGGTTTCGGGGCGTGGGCCATCGGCGGCGGCGATTGGGCGTTCGGTTGGGGACCGCAGGACGACGCGGACAGCATCGCCACAATCCGCGGCGCGCTGGACCTCGGCATCAACTGGATCGATACCGCCGCGGTGTACGGGCTGGGGCACTCGGAAGAGGTGGTCGCGAAGGCGCTCGAAGGCGTGAAGAATCGCCCGTA
The Gemmata palustris DNA segment above includes these coding regions:
- a CDS encoding alkaline phosphatase family protein; translated protein: MQPIVLINAVGLTPRLLEHAPRLKALAATGWYTDMPEVLPAVTCTAQATLLTGVMPNKHGVVANGWRFHSTNEVRFWQQSNRLIQAVPVYETARQRAKERNKEFKSAKLFWWFNQGAAVDISVTPKPHYAVDGNKAFGITGSPPEIAEGLERVYGKFPFPSFWGPMAGLKSTQWIANAAANVMQFEKPTLTLVYLPHLDYDPQRFGPSGCDMAKCVKELDDACAPILDMATQLGAQVWVVSEYGHCDVTRPVYLNRALREAELLEVRQGPFGEQLDLYGSRAFAVVDHQLAHVYVRDSEDLARVRAVLAAVPGVAKLYVGEERAELGLNHQRSGDLVLLSEPDAWFAYPFWLDDALCPDYAHAVAIHAKPGFDPCELFFDPRLRFPKLHSARRLLQKKLGFRTTFDVVPLDGAIVRGSHGLAAADPLDRPILIGHGPMPAASVPMTQVKDMLLTALGLEQGEPGPHGPQVR